The Xenopus tropicalis strain Nigerian chromosome 2, UCB_Xtro_10.0, whole genome shotgun sequence genome window below encodes:
- the rap2a gene encoding ras-related protein Rap-2a isoform X2 yields MRDLYIKNGQGFILVYSMVNQQSFQDIKPMRDQIIRVKRYEKVPVILVGNKVDLESEREVSSNEGRALAEDWGCPFMETSAKSKTMVDELFAEIVRQMNYAAQPDKDDPCCSACNIQ; encoded by the exons ATGCGGGACTTGTACATCAAGAACGGGCAGGGCTTCATCCTAGTGTACAGCATGGTGAACCAGCAGAGCTTCCAGGATATCAAGCCCATGAGGGACCAGATCATCCGCGTCAAAAg aTATGAAAAAGTGCCAGTAATTTTGGTTGGCAACAAAGTTGATCTAGAAAGCGAACGTGAGGTGTCATCAAATGAGGGTCGTGCATTGGCAGAGGATTGGGGATGCCCTTTTATGGAAACATCTGCTAAGAGTAAAACAATGGTGGATGAGCTCTTTGCTGAAATAGTGAGACAAATGAACTATGCAGCCCAACCAGATAAGGATGACCCGTGCTGTTCTGCGTGCAATATACAGTAG
- the rap2a gene encoding ras-related protein Rap-2a isoform X1, which translates to MRTFIEKYDPTIEDFYRKEIEVDSSPSVLEILDTAGTEQFASMRDLYIKNGQGFILVYSMVNQQSFQDIKPMRDQIIRVKRYEKVPVILVGNKVDLESEREVSSNEGRALAEDWGCPFMETSAKSKTMVDELFAEIVRQMNYAAQPDKDDPCCSACNIQ; encoded by the exons ATGC GGACATTCATCGAGAAGTACGACCCGACCATTGAGGATTTCTACCGCAAGGAGATAGAGGTAGACTCGTCCCCCTCCGTGCTGGAGATCCTGGACACGGCCGGTACCGAGCAGTTCGCCTCTATGCGGGACTTGTACATCAAGAACGGGCAGGGCTTCATCCTAGTGTACAGCATGGTGAACCAGCAGAGCTTCCAGGATATCAAGCCCATGAGGGACCAGATCATCCGCGTCAAAAg aTATGAAAAAGTGCCAGTAATTTTGGTTGGCAACAAAGTTGATCTAGAAAGCGAACGTGAGGTGTCATCAAATGAGGGTCGTGCATTGGCAGAGGATTGGGGATGCCCTTTTATGGAAACATCTGCTAAGAGTAAAACAATGGTGGATGAGCTCTTTGCTGAAATAGTGAGACAAATGAACTATGCAGCCCAACCAGATAAGGATGACCCGTGCTGTTCTGCGTGCAATATACAGTAG
- the rap2a gene encoding ras-related protein Rap-2a, with product MREYKVVVLGSGGVGKSALTVQFVTGTFIEKYDPTIEDFYRKEIEVDSSPSVLEILDTAGTEQFASMRDLYIKNGQGFILVYSMVNQQSFQDIKPMRDQIIRVKRYEKVPVILVGNKVDLESEREVSSNEGRALAEDWGCPFMETSAKSKTMVDELFAEIVRQMNYAAQPDKDDPCCSACNIQ from the exons ATGCGTGAGTATAAGGTGGTGGTCCTGGGAAGCGGCGGGGTCGGCAAGTCGGCCTTGACCGTGCAATTTGTCACAGGGACATTCATCGAGAAGTACGACCCGACCATTGAGGATTTCTACCGCAAGGAGATAGAGGTAGACTCGTCCCCCTCCGTGCTGGAGATCCTGGACACGGCCGGTACCGAGCAGTTCGCCTCTATGCGGGACTTGTACATCAAGAACGGGCAGGGCTTCATCCTAGTGTACAGCATGGTGAACCAGCAGAGCTTCCAGGATATCAAGCCCATGAGGGACCAGATCATCCGCGTCAAAAg aTATGAAAAAGTGCCAGTAATTTTGGTTGGCAACAAAGTTGATCTAGAAAGCGAACGTGAGGTGTCATCAAATGAGGGTCGTGCATTGGCAGAGGATTGGGGATGCCCTTTTATGGAAACATCTGCTAAGAGTAAAACAATGGTGGATGAGCTCTTTGCTGAAATAGTGAGACAAATGAACTATGCAGCCCAACCAGATAAGGATGACCCGTGCTGTTCTGCGTGCAATATACAGTAG